One Agrococcus jenensis genomic region harbors:
- the secE gene encoding preprotein translocase subunit SecE: protein MRLWTFLKEVLVELRKVVTPTRKELIRYTLVVLVFVVFMMLLVSGLDLLFGSFVGWMFGDLPMFGLAG from the coding sequence ATGCGCCTGTGGACCTTCCTCAAGGAAGTCCTGGTCGAGCTGCGCAAGGTCGTCACCCCGACCCGCAAGGAGCTGATCCGGTACACGCTCGTCGTGCTCGTGTTCGTCGTCTTCATGATGCTGCTGGTGTCTGGCCTCGACCTCCTGTTCGGCTCGTTCGTGGGCTGGATGTTCGGCGACCTGCCGATGTTCGGCCTCGCCGGCTGA